In the genome of Fimbriimonadaceae bacterium, one region contains:
- a CDS encoding PQQ-dependent sugar dehydrogenase: MKSRQATAHQTAATSNARTERPAASVWKYMAARLYMIAGLAAGVGILAFGCGGSGGSGGTGSVEGTVYTSSTGQKFRLETIATGLNTIWDIQPMPDGRIFITERAGRLRVWQSGQLNTGSYGAFPGIATGGQKGLFDIQPHPNYASNKFQYVAYSASKSGKFVTRVARFTDTGSGLSNYTVIYDADTDGHDKHYGGRLAFGSDGKLYLTLGERGELTPAQDLDRVEGKFLRLNDDGSIPGDNPFVGVGGAKPEIFSYGHRNPQSLAFHPITGKIYSAEHGPSGNDAPGGGDEINMVEAGKNYGWPVIHHDQTQAGMESPMIQFTPATAPGGCAFYSGNRYATWQNHLFVCNLAGQSLQRFSVNGSQVVEFETLLLGKVGRLRGIGIDKDGYLLIGTSERGDGDRVYRIVPVP, from the coding sequence TTGAAAAGTCGGCAAGCCACCGCCCACCAAACAGCCGCAACATCAAATGCCCGCACGGAGCGCCCTGCCGCAAGCGTCTGGAAATATATGGCCGCAAGACTCTATATGATCGCAGGCTTGGCGGCTGGCGTGGGAATCCTTGCCTTTGGATGCGGCGGTTCGGGAGGATCGGGCGGCACCGGATCCGTGGAGGGAACGGTCTACACCAGCAGCACAGGCCAAAAGTTTCGCCTTGAAACCATCGCCACCGGACTGAATACGATCTGGGACATCCAGCCGATGCCCGACGGGCGCATCTTCATCACCGAGCGCGCCGGAAGGCTGAGGGTGTGGCAGAGCGGACAGCTGAACACGGGCAGCTACGGCGCCTTCCCCGGCATTGCGACAGGCGGGCAGAAGGGGCTTTTCGACATTCAGCCGCACCCAAACTATGCCTCCAACAAATTCCAGTACGTCGCCTACTCAGCTTCCAAAAGCGGCAAATTCGTCACCCGGGTCGCCCGCTTTACCGACACTGGATCGGGCTTGTCGAACTACACCGTCATTTACGACGCCGACACCGACGGGCACGACAAACACTACGGCGGGCGGCTTGCCTTTGGCTCCGACGGCAAGCTTTATCTCACTCTGGGCGAGCGCGGCGAACTGACCCCAGCCCAAGACCTTGACCGCGTCGAGGGAAAATTCCTGCGCCTGAATGACGACGGAAGCATCCCTGGCGACAACCCGTTTGTGGGCGTGGGCGGGGCCAAGCCAGAGATTTTCAGCTATGGGCATCGCAACCCGCAGTCGCTGGCCTTCCACCCCATTACCGGAAAGATCTACTCCGCCGAGCACGGCCCCAGCGGCAACGACGCTCCTGGGGGAGGCGACGAAATCAACATGGTCGAAGCGGGGAAGAACTACGGCTGGCCCGTGATCCACCACGACCAGACCCAGGCCGGGATGGAATCGCCCATGATCCAGTTCACGCCGGCGACGGCCCCCGGAGGGTGTGCGTTCTACTCGGGCAACCGCTACGCCACCTGGCAAAACCACCTCTTTGTGTGCAATCTGGCAGGGCAGTCGCTCCAGCGGTTTTCGGTGAATGGAAGCCAGGTGGTGGAGTTTGAGACGCTGCTGCTTGGGAAGGTTGGGCGGCTAAGGGGGATCGGGATCGACAAGGACGGCTACCTGCTGATCGGAACGTCGGAGAGAGGGGATGGGGATAGGGTTTATCGGATCGTGCCTGTGCCCTAA